Proteins co-encoded in one Arachis hypogaea cultivar Tifrunner chromosome 11, arahy.Tifrunner.gnm2.J5K5, whole genome shotgun sequence genomic window:
- the LOC140176196 gene encoding uncharacterized protein produces the protein MRTIVWNCRGLGRPLTIHTLKGICKSHSPEIVFISETKNQSRQVEAKLQVYGYENWHIVNPAEVAGGLVLAWKDSISVQIISSGEFFVAAEIKKVGSSEVWAFIGVHLSCSEQIRSLQFEELTTMSQHLEGKVVIAGDFNAITSQAKKEGGGQKSATTIATFTNFIDSNELVDIGMVGCPFTWTNRRQGEDLVKERLDRYLVRMEWKLKFANAMVHRLTESGSDHAPILMEIEPQS, from the coding sequence ATGAGAACTATAGTTtggaattgtcggggtttggggagacccctgacaatTCACACCTTAAAAGGGATCTGTAAATCCCACTCCCCCGAGATTGTGTTTATAAGTGAAACAAAGAACCAATCTCGTCAGGTGGAAGCAAAACTTCAGGTATACGGCTACGAAAATTGGCATATTGTTAACCCGGCAGAAGTGGCAGGAGGACTTGTGCTAGCTTGGAAGGACAGTATCAGTGTTCAAATTATTAGCAGTGGAGAATTCTTTGTGGCAGCCGAAATTAAGAAAGTCGGAAGCAGTGAGGTATGGGCGTTCATTGGTGTCCATTTGAGTTGTTCAGAACAAATTCGATCCTTACAGTTTGAGGAGCTTACAACAATGAGCCAACACCTGGAAGGAAAAGTGGTAATAGCAGGCGATTTTAATGCTATAACAAGCCAAGCCAAAAAGGAGGGTGGAGGCCAAAAATCAGCAACCACCATTGCAACATTCACTAATTTTATTGACAGTAACGAATTAGTGGATATTGGAATGGTGGGGTGCCCTTTCACGTGGACAAATCGAAGACAAGGAGAAGATTTAGTGAAGGAGAGGCTTGACCGCTATTTAGTTAGGATGGAATGGAAGTTGAAGTTTGCGAATGCAATGGTGCACAGGCTCACAGAGTCAGGCTCGGATCATGCTCCAATTTTGATGGAAATCGAACCTCAATCCTGA